The following proteins are encoded in a genomic region of Nicotiana sylvestris chromosome 4, ASM39365v2, whole genome shotgun sequence:
- the LOC138889692 gene encoding uncharacterized protein, producing the protein MLRACVLDFKDSWDDHFPLIEFAYSNSFHASFQMAPFEALYGRRCFPHEGYHGVWKERKIESKVVGDPSTIMPVETIKVNEELSYEEIPVAILDRQVRKLRNKEIASVNVLWRTNRLKKPLGKPRKK; encoded by the exons atgttgcgtgcttgtgttcttgatttcaaagatagttgggatgatcattttccactcatagagtttgcttatagcAACAGCTTCCACGCTAGtttccagatggcaccatttgaggcattgtatggtaggagat gtttcccccatgaagggtatcatggggtttggaaagaaaggaaaattgagtccaag gtagtgggagatccgtccactattatGCCGGTTGAGACTATtaaggttaatgaagaactgtcatatgaggaaattccagttgccattcttgataggcaagtccggaagttgagaaataaagaaattgcctCTGTGAACGTGTTATGGCGAACCAACAGGTTgaagaagccacttgggaagccgaggaagaaatga